ttttctctggtcccctccccaatcagaccaggagtgacatgtttagtcgcatgttctccttaaattgctggctgtctgagtggtgtcccagaaacgatgtgggcttcatagataattggcaaaccttctggaggaaacctggtcttggatggagcagctctcatttctagaaatatggacaaatttattaaaccccccaaaatatgactacccagagttgggaccaggaagcagagttgcagtcttacacgccgctctgcagcttctctcctcctgctaccccccaaaaacccatctccatagagactgtgtcagctcccaaacagacaaaaaacaaactaaaaaccagcaacaaacaacttaaacataaacaattacaaagaaagaacaatacagtatccacatctgaaccaaagagtaaaacagtgaaatgtggattattaaatattaggtctctctcctccaagtctctgttagtacatgacttaataattgatcaacaaatcgatttactctgccttacagaaacctggttgcagcaggatgattatgttagtttaaatgaatcaacacccccgagtcattctaactaccagaaacctcgaagcacaggccgagggggtggtgtggcagcaatttttcacaccagcctattaattaacgaaagaccaagacagacttttaattcatttgaaacccTGATGCTTAACCTCGtctccaccccagctgtaaaactcagaaatcagtcttacttgttattaTATAtcatccacctgggccttacacagagtttctgtctgatttctcagactttatatctgatttagtgctcagctcagataaaataattattgtgggtgattttaacatccatgtagatgctaaaattgacagcctcaacatggcatttaatctgttattagactcaattggcttctctcaaaatgtaaaagaacccacccaccactttaatcacactctagatcttgttttaacatacggcatagaaactgaacatttaacagtgtttcctgaaaaccctctcctgtctgatcatttcctgataacatttacatttacaataattgattactaTTTGTCATCCTACAGCTCTTACCCACTATATTTTCTGCCAACATTTGAagctgagtgtttcttcttcactcactatgtgttgaTAGACCTCTCTCcgtttaatcattagttattattcatctctggctcccaaaccaatcacagcagatggccccgcccctccctgagcctggttctgctggaggtttcttcctgttaaaagggagtttttccttcccactatcgccagagtgcttgctcatagggggtcatatgattgttggacttttctctgtatctactgtacaatataaagcgccttgaggcgacttttgttgtgatttggcgctatataaataaaattgaattgaattgaatattttGCATCCTTAAAGTGTTTCAGATAAAGTTAAGACTACAAATTCAGATGAAGGACACtccaattaaaacaaaataaaaccagtttcCATCTTTCATCACTATCATGGTCACCGCATTGATGATAACTTAAAGAAAGGAATCGAAAACATCACAGAAGATATCTGGCAATGGTGttatataaaacaaacataactCTGACAAGTGAAGCGGTTAGACAATACATTTTTACCCTGTTATATAATCGGTAAAATCATCTTGGAGTCTATGTAATGTAAGCAACATTAAGAAATTAGTATTTTCCATGTTTTTAAAGAGCGGGTTGTTTTTCCACGCATGacagattttaatttttatgaccctgatgaaggccacaagccCAAACGCATTGGTCAGTTAATAAAGTTGTTCCTCTTTATTAACTTGCCAGCGCATTTTCGGCtaagtgttgctggagttcctgCGTTGTAAGTGCCAGAAATCTTTGCTGcagattttaatttttaatcagATCATTTTTCATTTGCTTCAGAAAAGTTCACATTATTCAGTTACATTAGATGTTTTAGTGTTTATAGTAAAAATGTGTAATTCCACTTAGATGCTGTTagttaaaagtatttttatgcTTTTAGTTGCTTTTGTTCACATATTAAATTAGCGTCCTCCTTTAATTTGCGTATAAGGatccaaaataacaacaaaaatgttTAGATGTCTTTCCTTGttcacttttatttgatttgcaGTTTAGCCCCTCTACAAAAGAATGGAGAACCGACTGTGTCAGAGGTAAAACTATTCTCTTACTTTCTCACAGAGGGATGTTAAATTTAGACCGCTGCTGCCACAGCAGCTTTGATTTCACAAACCGAGTCTGCGAGTAAAGACAAAACTAAATACAGAGCTCCCTCACATCATCACAAGGATACTTGGTAGAGGGTCGACCAGACGAAAGAGATTTACGGCTCATCTTGCTCAGATTTTGGTTTAACACGATTGTTAGAAATTTGGCAGGCAAGCCCGACTAACATAACCGACTTTATGTTATTTCAGGACTCCTCGGAGTCCGGATAACTTGATTCCTGAGGTTTTTGGGAGTGTAGCCAGGATATTTTGAGAGTCTTGCAGAAAACATAACCACAtgtacacttttatttattctaaaAGAATTGAAAAAATGTCTTTCCTGCATTTCCTTCTCACATCGTTAAAGGAAATCTTAAATTCTCTAACTGATTTTGCATTAAATTGAAGCACATGGCATGGTTTCACTGTCATTTTGAATCCAGCCCTCAAAGGGTTGATGtttatacaatacaatacaactttatttatatagcacatttaaagacCACaggtacaccaaagtgcttctcaataatacaataatatgaaataaaattaaaatgacataaGGACGTGATAACAAAGTGCAAAATACATTACCAGATAACACAGAGCACTTTAATCTGCAACGCtaagttaaataaataagttaACAAACGTAATTTAAAGGATTGAATAAATTCAGACATGCGAATATCAACTGGAAGCTTATTCCGGTAATACAATAATATAGGTTAAAATTACATATAGGTTCAATTGCAAAGTACAAAGAATATGGTTTCCACTGACCATGGAAACAAACTACACagtgtatgtaaataaagaCTTTTAACATGGATGTTTCATTCATTAAGGTGTTCAGTCTATGTTTTACTCATGCAGAGACACGGCAGTTAAGGAACAGATACAGTTACAGGTACGGTTCATCTATAGCAACAGAGCGAGTGCATTTTCCAGTATTGTTCTAAGAGCTGCAGTTTCCTGTTGGTGAAAGGAGACTTGTCTTAAAGCTTTACTGCCATGTCATTGACTGCAATGCCAAATTCTAGATTTAGGAAGAAGTAATTTAATTAAACCAAAATTAGGAATAAATATTCTGATTGTCAGGTTTTTACTTTCAAACTAAATTTCCTTCTTTGATATCAGGAAATATGGACGTCAGGTGCAGGAAAGGAAATGATGGAATACAAACTGAGACATGTCGGATGTACAGACACAGAGCGGCTCCTCTGTGCCAGTTACATCATCCTTGGCCATATACCAGCTCATAACTCAATCCCAGTTTTCCTCACACTAAACTACACCCCTGGAAATTTTCCAGCGACTACACTTACTCTGGCTATTTCCTGCAGCCTATATTCATTTACATTTATCCTAACATGGTTTACCTGTAAAACAATTTGGTGACTGTATTTTGAATTGTTACAACTAACACATggcaaaaacagacacacacaaataaatgtaaatcaAGCGTTAAACATCCAAACGAGATGTTATCAGATAATCTGCGCTTCAGCACACTCACCCCCTGTGTGTGCTGCCTGCACCAGCCAAAGGATCACTGCACTGTGAAGAAGAAGTTGTCCCATCATGCTGGACCTAAAAGACAATGTTTTTGAGACCCAGCGGGAGGATGAAGATGTTCCGAAGTGGGGAACCTAACCTGATTACGAGGGCCTAATATACACTCAGCTCTGAGGCGTCCCTCCTCTCACCAGCTCTGTTTGTGGTGGACCCTCCCCCACTTACTGGCAGATGCACCAGAGGTGTGCACACACTAACTGAATAATTGGCCTCTTAAAGTACATTAACACTTAACAGAGAGAAGCAAAGAGAGGGAGATTACCAGATTGGACATTGACTGATGACCTGTGGAGGGTGCATTACACATACAGGCTGGGCCAGCTGATAGTTTGAAAACTATACGTATACACcatttttaaaagtataaagtgaaagaaaagaatcagAAATGATGTATGCAGGAAATTTGAGTAAAGAAACCCTCAGTTTCAGGACAGTGTCGTTTATTTAATACAAACTACACCAAAGTggagaagcagtgtgtgaaaaacactgaaaaaagtacACTGGGAAACGTTTTTGCCTTCATTTGgttctttttcagttattctgatgtagatttgctgctgtagtTTGGATTATTGTCCTGTTGCTGATCCAATATGAGCCAAGCTTTCAGGCTAATGGACACATTAAACTCTAGAGTACTTTGGTATAAAGAGGATTTCATGGTTGACTCAGTGACGACAAGGTGCCCAaatcctgtggctgcaaaacaagcccaaaccaTCACCCCTCCATCACCGTGTCTGACAGTTAATatgtgctgtttgtgtttttttctttgccaaaCATGTGCATTATGGCCTCCactttccaaacaagccatacttaaTTATTATAATTGTACTGTcaggaactttaacatttaacatgcttcCTGAGACATGTGAGCTGTAGCTCTTGGTTTTTTCCAGTTTCCCTGAGTATTGCAAGTCTGACCTTgaagttttgtgttgttttttttggggggggggggggtccactCCTGTAAAGATTGGCAGCTGTCTTGAAACTACTTGTTCTAACTATAAAATGATGGACTTCACCAACAATCGCTGCTAATGTCTTTTCACCTTTCCACTGTGTTAACAcgcacctgaatgctccagacgaGCAAAATGTCAAAACCTCTGCTTTCACAGAGGTGCCCACACaaactgatgatcagttaatcaaatgcatttgattatCAGCACCTGCCTGCAACATGAATTTCTTTAGAAGCAGAGAGGATGTATTTAAATAATAACACAATGTTCATCTGGAGAGTTAAGACCTGCTTAGGACAACATGATATTTAATGTCCTAATATGTGAAATATTAGAACTTACAGAGgtgcactttcttttttccataattatatggatggatgtttttatGAATTATAAATGTATTAGGATTAGAAACTTTTTTCCTACTAACATCAGTGACATTTCCAAAACTACTCTCAACCACATCTAATCCTTTAATAGTGACAAACATTCAGCTGTAGGCTTTAAGTCGCTCTATTTCCACAGTGCCTGCAGTTTTGCGATGTAAACGGGTGAACAGTCGTCAGTGCAGTTACTTATGTGTCTATAGCATGAATGATGTTTCCCTGAAGGTTTGTCAAAATAGCAGGTAGACGACGACACCGGTCACTCTTGGATTACAAAAGCACCGTCGTACAGCATAAAAACAACCATGGACAGGAACTGAGCCTCATCCGTGCAGCCAACTATGAAAGGACTgattaatgtaaatataatccaTCATTCAAATTGCTGCACCACAGTGACAGAACACAGCCAAACTAAAGCTATGCATGCAGTGACATGAATAGGCAGCATTATAGCTCTGTATTTagattaaagaaagaaaatacgGTTACTTCGGTAAATATTTCCACAGACCAAAACTTCTATAAGTCACAAACAGAAAGCTCAACATGCAGCCCCTCTGAATGAAGCCTTATTTTTGAATGGACAataatgacatcacttccaTATGCAGAGTAGGCAGCTGGCAGAGATAATGATGATGGAAACTTGAGTGAAGTGAGCTTGGTGCTTTTTTCCACATCTCTTTCAGCCTAGAACGTCTTCACAGTCCTGGCCTCCACACAGAGCGGCTTCATGTGTGTTTAAAGTGACTAAAAAGAGAAAGATCTCTCACCTTTCGCACAGATTCCTCACCTAAAGTCCAAATCCTCTTCCTGTGGGGTCAAGAAGAGGTTAATGTCTCACTTCCCAGCCCACCCAGACCTCTCACATACTTGGCTTCTGGACAAACTGAGCCAGCTTTTCACCACCTGGTAATGAATGTGTCTTTCAGTTCATCACTGATCACTCAGCTACCAAAGCTTCACCTGTAGGTTCTTGTGATAAGTATTAGTAATAACAAGGCCCTTATATGTTCTTATATGATACCTATTTACATATTGTGTATTAAGACAATTTATAACTGTTATAGTTATCAGCTAATCcacaagtttatttatttttttacatttatttactttatccACCATAAGATGTTAATAATTAATTCAATTTCATTCATATAGTGCtgattcacaaaaaaaaaaaaagtcacttcaGGTTAAGTGATTCTGTATGATAAAGCCCTGGgggacagtggggaggaagaactcccttttaacaggaagaagcatcCACTGGAATCAGGGTCAGGGACCGGCAGCCATCTGGAGTTGTCTCATTAATTATCGGTTTCCCTGATGACTCCTTGTATTCTGATTCCTGGCTCCAGTTTTTGTACTCCTTTTTTGAGTTCAGCAGTAAATCGGGTCTTCTGAATCAATCCCTGTTTCCCCAGTATTGTTGGGGAAACAGGGATTACCAGAGATCATGTTAGAGATTATGGAGACACACCATGTGAGAGTGAAGAGAAACATTAATGATATGCTGAAGAGCTAAATGAACAGCTGAGGAGTGACTAATGATGCAGAAGAAATGCTCAGTGGATGATGGGATGTCCTGCAGCAGTCTGAGCCTGTAGTGGTATAACTACGGGATAGTTCAGGGCCACCGAGCCAGCCAGAATGTTTTTAGCTGCCCGTTTCCTGAAtcccaaactgggagctggttcgaCAGGagacctgaaagctgaaggacCTGCCTCACATTTTACTTTTGCAAACTAACATTTAAGACATTATTTTCactgattattcaagactttAGTTGTAAGGAGAAAGGTTTTTAAATCAGTTCTAGATTTAACTGGGACCCAGTGAAGAGAAGCCAGTATAGGGGAAATacgatctctctctctctcttctctggcAGTACCAACGCTGCatcattttggatcaactgaaggctttttagATTATTAGACCCAACGTTTTCTAAAGCTTATTCACAGCTCAGAATCACCCTTATTTACCTTATACAGAGCCACAGTTCATCCACTGTTGGAAACTGTTTCCGCTCCTCTCCATATTAACGCCAACTTTCTTCTCATAGGCTGCCCCTCATAAAGAGAAGGTTTAAACAGAAGATGGCAAAAGCCCTTCTCTGCTCACAACCAGATCTGTGTGCTCAAAATGACCAAATTAAGGAGATCCCTGCACACTGATAACGTACAGAGCAACAaacttgggggaaaaaaaactgtcagaGACTCTTTTAGTAGTTTCTTCAGTCTCCTGATTGATTGCAGTTTCAGCACTTGTACCATCACAGCAAACAAATCCCTCTAAACACAGATGCCGACCCCTAGTTCATTCCTAAACTGCCTTTACTGCACTTCTTGCGGTGGACTTTGGTTTGACACGGCGGTCAGGATGTTGGCGTCTTGCTCTGtgtgccattaaaaaaaaataacaactgtGATCGGGACCACAGAGCAGCTTTTGTTCAGCAGGGATTCTCTGACTGCACACACCCATGTCTGCCACATGCATTCCTGTCCAGATGTTGATCCTGCAGCTGGTAGAGGCAGCCTGGCCAGCGAGGATCAACGTCAGCGTTTGGTTAACAGCCAGGGAGGAGGAATCTTTGAACACGAGCATCTGACAGGAGTTGGTGCTGGTAATCCAGCCTCACCCTACATCACTGGCAACAGCTGTGAGAGGTCTGAGCAGGAGTTTAAGGGAAAGATCAAATGTGAAATACTTGAAATACACTcaagcacttaaaaaaaagaaaacaaccagtttttaaaaagttttagaaGGCTTCTTCAATTAGATCGATGgatatcaaataaaataaaatgcgctcttaaaaacaaaaatatatgcaACAGTCCACTTCAGGTGTAATTTTAGGGCCAGTCTTAATAGTTTAGCTTTCTCTGATCTGCATACTCAACACTGTAGAGATGGACGGGGCAGTGAGATCCCCAACGATATGCAGAGCCAGCAGAAATGTCTAAAGGCAAGATAAATTAGCTTAGCCTATAAATGCTGTAGTGTGAGTCATCGTTCATGTTTCCTGCCCCCATCCATCCTAGTTAAATTAGAGAAAACCTGTGCTCGGTCAACAGGCCTCCACCTCCAGGAAACTGTGTCTAGCACTTAGCTAGTGCAACCACTTGCAAACAGTATTACCAGGAATAACAGCAAAACGTGTAATGCACATTATAATCACTTAGTTTGCCTGATTGATGCTGACACCACATCTCAATCACTGTGCCTGGGAATCTCCTCCCACTGctgttaaataattttttattaaCACTTCTTTAGGTGATATATTTGAATTCACTCCATAAATCCGCCGTTTTGCCATATCAGGCTGCTACAAAACAGATTCTTTAAAAGTGTCTTTGATAAAACATGCAGATGTTACAATTACTTTGAATGTGTTAATGTAAAAGTACAGAGGCTGTCCAGAAGACATGACAGGCTGTTAAGCGAGGAACTGTGTGGTATGAGGAAGTCAGGAGTGACAGATGAGGCTGGATTACATCAGGAATCGGCTCTGAGCCCCTTCGTGTATGCATGGTGATGGACAGGCTGACACAGGTCAGGTGGGAACGGCCCTGGGCTGATATTTGCAAACACTGATCTCCAGTGTGAGTATGTAACAGTAAAGCTGCAGGAAGCAGAAGTAGCAAATGTGGGTGACATTCAATACCTGGAACaaaccatccaaagcaacagGCAGTGCACAAGAAAGGTGAAAaggagtgcaggcagggtggagtgagTGAAGAGGCGTGCCAGGGGCGATTTCTGACAATGATCGCAGCAAGAGCGAAAGAAGCTTTACAAGAGTGTAACGAAACATGCCGCAATGTATGGTTTGAATACTGTGCCACtgggaagaaaagaaacaaaaaaagtaagGCTGAGGTGGTTTGGACATGTCCACAGGAGGGAAAGTGGACATACTGACCCACAGAgatgccaggcaggaggaaaagaggaagacagaCTCATGGGTGTAGTTAAGTGACATGCAGAGAGTTTGTGTGACAGGAGGATGCTGAGGGTAGGGTGAGAGAAGCAGACAGTCCACTGTGATGAGTGGACCATAGCCAGGGAGCATTTAAGAAGTCCAAGATAACACAAAGATGAGGTCTGATGAGAGCAGCAGGAACCTTTAAGACTGCAAGgagcacaaaaataaaataatttcactTCATTTCTACAGACTTGAGCAATTTcaaagtttttttatttatattgcaagTGCTGTACAAAGGTGCAGTTTAAATTATTCCTGTTtccaaatgaataaataaaatccctCTTCATAACATAAACCTTCAGAAATTTACAAATGTATCCTATTACATTCATTACTAGTATAAACAATGCAAGCCCTTCAACAAAACCCCAAACTGCACGGCACATTGATGGGCCACGACAACGTCCTTAAATGGTTTTCAAATGGTCAACATATTGGTTCAGCTGTACAATCATACACTACTATACAATCCACACCCTGGTCACCAAATGTGAAACAGCACATTTAGAAGTGACTGAATCTAAATGTAGAGGTTTAAGGTCTAAATCGGGAAAATGGGAGGGTTGGGATTTCATTGTAACGCTGATGTAACCTACTGGAAACCAAAGTGAGGAAAGTCAGATGATCagataaaaggaaaacaaaacagggaAACCGttcaagtgcaaaaaaaatgtgaggGAACGGGTGAGGGGAGGGAATAAGAATCAAAAAGGTCAAAGGAGAttaaatatacacatatatagcgTCCGTTTCAATGAGCACCGAGGGGGGTTTGTGCCTCGCCTCCTTTCACTCTAGTGCTCACAGCATCCTGGTCATCAATAGAACACCAGCCACCGCTGTCCACCTTAAGATGGAAGAGCCAGGCATCCAGTAACAGACCTGAATGAAGATATTTGGTGATGTTTGCATCCACGTCCACAATAGTTCTATTAAAGCAATTTAAATTGTCATCCTCTGAAGCAAAAAGAACCTACTCCATGTTGCTTTTCAGCTGATGCACCGTACGCTTGTCCAGGTAACGGCAGAAGAGAGTGAGCAGGTTTGAGGGCAGAAGGAGCGGCTCCACCAGCGAACACTGGGATAGTTGTCCTGCCACCTGGAATATGATGTCAGTCCTAAAAGAGAAAACATCAGTCTCAGGAGTAAGCTTAGACCCGTCACTTCATTTGATATTAAAACCTAAAAGACTCCCACCAGGTCTCAAAGTCCCCAATGCTGGGCTCTAGAGGAACACCCGAGGACAGCAGCTTCTCTCCTTGGGAGAGCAGAGCGTACAGCAAGGACAGGCCGAACTGAAAGGGAGAAGAGAAATCCACCAATTAGAACAAAGACCTGTACCACTATCCAGGCAACTTCAGGGTTAACCCTGGATTCACTGCCGTTAGCCTCGCTTACTCAAATATACACTAACGATATTGTGCTTGGTCAGATGCTACAACACCATGCTTCATGTAAATGTGCTCATAGCCACTGATGAACCGCGGCTTAACTTAACTATCAACTAGTTAAGTTAAGCCACCGTGTCAGGATAAGTGAAGCCAGAAAATAGAATGTCATCCTGGGTAAGTTGAACTTTCAGGGCCTTGTAGGtcagaacacaaaaacaaaagcacagacCTTGTTCTGACATGCCAGCTCAAGACACTCGTATGTCGTTAGAGACTCCAAAGAGGTCAGATCTTTGAGGACGCCAATGAGCTGACTGAACGCCAGCCCACCGATCACATTTCGAAGAGGTGGGTAAAGCACAGGAAGGGTCTGAAAAGACAAGATTAAGCCCAGTCATTTTTATAAAGACACTTGATGTTCGTCATTTATGTGCATAACTCCAGCCTTGTGTGTTTATAGGTGGAGCTGTGCCAAGTAGGCCTGTAGAAGAccaattgttttttttccatttgcaaATCTCTCCTGTAACTGGAATATATCAAGGCTCAATATATTCTTCAATCTCACCCCGTCCGTGTAGACTGTAAAACCAGCTGTAACTGGTAGAGGCTGAGTAACATCAGGAAACCAAGCAagaaccaaaaataaatatatcaccAAGTGGTGTTGCTAAGCAGACCATTCAGCTTACATTTCCTTTTGCACAGCTAAAGCTGCCCTACCTCGTCTGCGTCTCTGCTCATCAGTGTTGGTAGGTTAGTGGTGACAACACGCAAGATTTTTAGTGCAGAATCGTGTTTCAAGAACGGCAGCAGACGGGCGACGAGCTTTTTGCCTTTGGAGACGAGCAGAAAAGGAATGAAGTCCCCTTCCGATTCCCTGCATCAaaattttttaaagtgtttaaaacGATGAAGTCACGTGTTAGGATGCATTAAATGACAAACTGCATGACTCACAGGGGATTGTGGTGCTGCAGCTGGGAGTAGATGTGCTCCACTTTCCTCTGAATCTTCTCCACCAACCTCCTTTCTTCTGCTTCGGACAACAATGGAGTTTTCATCCTCTCAGTTTCCTCCACCTCTAACAGAACCATGAACAACTGCAGGACAGAAGCCATTTTACAAggcggcaaaaaaaaaaaaaaaaacaaaaaaaaaaaaccctcactgCTGTGTCAAATCAAGTCATAATCAGGTACCTTTTCTATTTTGTTAAGGATGTCTAATCGCTGTAGTCTGGTGTCTTTCTGATACTTAAATGAGAGGAAATAAAGGTCAGTAGCAGGAAAGGCAGACCAAAAACACTCAAACACAGGGAACCTCCAAAATACACAATCACCTCAAGCAGACCCTGAGGCTGGACTGCATGAACAGCACTGATGGCTCGGCGAGGAGAGTAACACGTGGAAACTGCAACTTGACCCAAAGAGCCTTCAATGTGCACCACTGCAAGAACAAGAGACTCTTACACATAAGCAGAGCAACCCCTGTAGAAACAGATGCATTCAGAAGGATCAAAAATAAGGCATCTATGAGACAAATGTTTTAGGATGGAAGCATTTTAGGCCTCGTGCACctccaaaaacattcaaaaaggCAGGACTACCTGCATGCACTATTCACCGACTCAAATGAGTCCAACAGCAGCTGGAGGGAAAAATGTTTGTTAAATCAAAGCAGCGTGGAGATAATGTCTCTCCTACTCTCACGGGCAAATTCTGGTACAAGCATCTCAACATTCAATGAGAAACGCAGCCTGTGCCTCACTAACCCGGTGTGTAGGAGTCTGTTTTTTTGACGTAAGGCGTGGTGAGCTTAGGTGGCTCCCTCTTGCTCCTGATGCCCAACTCCTCTTCGGCCATCTTTGATTCTATTCGACGATAGTACTCCTGTAACAGTTTAAAGGTTCACCGGCAATCAAAAATGAAATGCTTCTTCGCTTCCCCTCTCCCATCAAAAAATTAAAGAGCAAAGCTTTTATTTCCTACCTGATAGTAGTAGTCTTCAAGGTAAGGATTCTCACTTTGCAGCTGGATCATCTGCAGCCGGGTGATCCACTCCTTTTCTTTGGCCGTCATAAGGTTACAGTACGGATCCCAGCCCTCTGGCTTTCTATAAGCAGGTCAGATTTGGCCGTAAGTATAGCGAATGACCCAACACGATCAAACTCTTCACTCCATGCACCAACCTTTGGAATAGCCGCTGTTTTTGACTAAGCAGTCGTTTGTGTTGGGGATGGAGCTGCGTGGCTGGACCAGGGTACCTACTGGTTAGAGAACTGTCTCATCAGTATGCATGAAATCTCAGACTGTGCTTGGTTATGAGCACATAAAGAGAAGATGCATTTATATATATGAAATCTCCATCTTTCATTTCCAGAAGGCTTATACATCCAAGAACATCTGCCTGTACCTTGCAGATAAACATTAGCACCACTCACTGATATTTATGCATGACACACAATActcaaacttttatttaaacagattaaaagtctctttgtttttttttgtttttttttaaagagtccTAAACTATGAGAGGCAGCTTTAAACTAACATGTTCTCTGGTGCAAACCTCACACAGAAAGGACCCCGCCCAGGTCACACCCAACAGTGAGCCACTGTGATGCTCGTCTTGGACTTTTGCATCTCAAACTTCATGAACTCAAAATTTATAGTCAGAGTTTAACAGACTATACATTTTGTTGACCAAAcctgtttcagcaacattaacgTCAAGCACCTGAAAGGCTGTACTGGATTAGAGGGGC
Above is a genomic segment from Maylandia zebra isolate NMK-2024a linkage group LG8, Mzebra_GT3a, whole genome shotgun sequence containing:
- the patl2 gene encoding protein PAT1 homolog 2 isoform X2; protein product: MSDSEQQHDVVQVCEPQWPENGEDWSDGEGGTDMDSGLQAMAEEDEEINVHNEETFGMDLDANGTTEKSSSSLQFGEAPPSPPPPPPATPPPPQPKPRSPRRAPSPPRQKLQYFPWASSRQRGRSRGQRAALGRGQMFEDPAVMRIIEGRPSLKSLDSAIVDCGTTMYQRPFEDDMMMPSYRKTRRTSGSILEDSAIVCVIGHRGRGQTLNSNFVDLPYSAGPLYGVRRGESRGLYSRRQFGHRGPTQVYPPIVPRSPLFPRQPLTPRQHYNQTRAFMFPPTHPCPSTPQTPKMMQLRFGANSPRPSPFYSPSNPVQPFSRYPGPATQLHPQHKRLLSQKQRLFQRKPEGWDPYCNLMTAKEKEWITRLQMIQLQSENPYLEDYYYQEYYRRIESKMAEEELGIRSKREPPKLTTPYVKKTDSYTPVVHIEGSLGQVAVSTCYSPRRAISAVHAVQPQGLLEYQKDTRLQRLDILNKIEKLFMVLLEVEETERMKTPLLSEAEERRLVEKIQRKVEHIYSQLQHHNPLESEGDFIPFLLVSKGKKLVARLLPFLKHDSALKILRVVTTNLPTLMSRDADETLPVLYPPLRNVIGGLAFSQLIGVLKDLTSLESLTTYECLELACQNKFGLSLLYALLSQGEKLLSSGVPLEPSIGDFETWTDIIFQVAGQLSQCSLVEPLLLPSNLLTLFCRYLDKRTVHQLKSNMESVTGCLALPS
- the patl2 gene encoding protein PAT1 homolog 2 isoform X1, whose translation is MSDSEQQHDVVQVCEPQWPENGEDWSDGEGGTDMDSGLQAMAEEDEEINVHNEETFGMDLDANGTTEKSSSSLQFGEAPPSPPPPPPATPPPPQPKPRSPRRAPSPPRQKLQYFPWASSRQRGRSRGQRAALGRGQMFEDPAVMRIIEGRPSLKSLDSAIVDCGTTMYQRPFEDDMMMPSYRKTRRTSGSILEDSAIVCVIGHRGRGQTLNSNFVDLPYSAGPLYGVRRGESRGLYSRRQFGHRGPTQVYPPIVPRSPLFPRQPLTPRQHYNQQTRAFMFPPTHPCPSTPQTPKMMQLRFGANSPRPSPFYSPSNPVQPFSRYPGPATQLHPQHKRLLSQKQRLFQRKPEGWDPYCNLMTAKEKEWITRLQMIQLQSENPYLEDYYYQEYYRRIESKMAEEELGIRSKREPPKLTTPYVKKTDSYTPVVHIEGSLGQVAVSTCYSPRRAISAVHAVQPQGLLEYQKDTRLQRLDILNKIEKLFMVLLEVEETERMKTPLLSEAEERRLVEKIQRKVEHIYSQLQHHNPLESEGDFIPFLLVSKGKKLVARLLPFLKHDSALKILRVVTTNLPTLMSRDADETLPVLYPPLRNVIGGLAFSQLIGVLKDLTSLESLTTYECLELACQNKFGLSLLYALLSQGEKLLSSGVPLEPSIGDFETWTDIIFQVAGQLSQCSLVEPLLLPSNLLTLFCRYLDKRTVHQLKSNMESVTGCLALPS
- the patl2 gene encoding protein PAT1 homolog 2 isoform X3: MSDSEQQHDVVQVCEPQWPENGEDWSDGEGGTDMDSGLQAMAEEDEEINVHNEETFGMDLDANGTTEKSSSSLQFGEAPPSPPPPPPATPPPPQPKPRSPRRAPSPPRQKLQYFPWASSRQRGRSRGQRAALGRGQMFEDPAVMRIIEGRPSLKSLDSAIVDCGTTMYQRPFEDDMMMPSYRKTRRTSGSILEDSAIVCVIGHRGRGQTLNSNFVDLPYSAGPLYGVRRGESRGLYSRRQFGHRGPTQVYPPIVPRSPLFPRQPLTPRQHYNQQTRAFMFPPTHPCPSTPQTPKMMQLRFGANSPRPSPFYSPSNPVQPFRYPGPATQLHPQHKRLLSQKQRLFQRKPEGWDPYCNLMTAKEKEWITRLQMIQLQSENPYLEDYYYQEYYRRIESKMAEEELGIRSKREPPKLTTPYVKKTDSYTPVVHIEGSLGQVAVSTCYSPRRAISAVHAVQPQGLLEYQKDTRLQRLDILNKIEKLFMVLLEVEETERMKTPLLSEAEERRLVEKIQRKVEHIYSQLQHHNPLESEGDFIPFLLVSKGKKLVARLLPFLKHDSALKILRVVTTNLPTLMSRDADETLPVLYPPLRNVIGGLAFSQLIGVLKDLTSLESLTTYECLELACQNKFGLSLLYALLSQGEKLLSSGVPLEPSIGDFETWTDIIFQVAGQLSQCSLVEPLLLPSNLLTLFCRYLDKRTVHQLKSNMESVTGCLALPS